A genomic segment from Anaerobaca lacustris encodes:
- a CDS encoding aconitate hydratase: protein MGKTLTYKILESHLVEGRLAPGEPIAIRIDQTLTQDATGTTAFLLFESMGVPRVRTDLSVSYIDHNMAGFGPENHNDHLYLQTVAAKSGVYHSRAGNGICHQVHLERFGRPGATLLGSDSHTPTGGGIGMVAIGAGGLDVAVAMAGGPFYLACPKVLGVKLTGRLNDWVAAKDVILKLLSILSTKGNVGWVVEYFGPGAETLSVPQRSTITNMGAELGVTTSLFASDEQTRRFLAAQKREQDYRPLQGDADAEYDRVIEIDLSKLEPLAACPSSPDNVKTVREIAGTKVGQVAIGSCTNSSYTDLMMVTGVLKGRRTDPMVELGISPGSREVLEMLARNAALADLIAAGARILESGCGPCIGQGFSPADDVVSLRTFNRNFAGRTGSKNDRAYLVSPETAVAAALTGEITDPRDLSERMGIAFPRIEMPSQFHIDDSMIEPPLDEAKAKQAEVVRGRTIVVPETPPALQKRLDGQVLLKCGDKITTDHIMPAGTFLKLRSNVPEYAKVVFNCFNEPGSPTFAERALALKARGVGGIIVAGESYGQGSSREHAALCPMYLGVRVVIAKTIERIHRANLINFCIVPIRFADPADYDRLEAGDELTIDDLIGAVRNAETVTIVRKRDGLEFAGLLELSSRDREVLLAAGLLSYTREKAHA, encoded by the coding sequence TTGGGCAAGACGCTAACCTACAAGATACTTGAATCACACTTGGTCGAGGGACGCTTGGCTCCGGGCGAGCCGATCGCCATCCGCATCGACCAGACGCTGACGCAGGACGCCACCGGCACGACGGCCTTTCTGCTGTTCGAGTCGATGGGCGTGCCGCGCGTGCGGACGGACCTTTCCGTCAGTTACATCGACCACAACATGGCCGGGTTCGGGCCGGAGAACCACAACGACCACCTGTATCTCCAGACCGTCGCGGCCAAGAGCGGCGTTTACCATTCCCGCGCCGGCAACGGGATCTGCCACCAGGTGCACCTGGAACGGTTCGGCAGGCCCGGCGCGACGCTGCTGGGCAGCGATTCGCACACCCCGACCGGCGGCGGGATCGGCATGGTCGCGATCGGCGCCGGCGGCCTCGACGTCGCGGTCGCCATGGCGGGCGGGCCGTTCTATCTGGCGTGTCCGAAGGTCCTCGGCGTCAAGCTGACGGGCCGGCTGAACGACTGGGTCGCCGCCAAAGACGTCATCCTCAAGCTGCTGAGCATCCTCTCGACGAAGGGCAACGTGGGCTGGGTGGTCGAATACTTCGGCCCGGGCGCCGAGACGCTCAGCGTGCCGCAGCGATCGACGATCACGAATATGGGCGCCGAATTGGGCGTGACCACCAGCCTGTTCGCCAGCGACGAGCAGACGCGGCGCTTCCTGGCCGCACAGAAACGCGAGCAGGACTACCGGCCCTTGCAGGGCGATGCAGACGCTGAATACGACCGTGTCATCGAGATCGACCTCTCGAAGCTCGAACCGCTGGCGGCCTGTCCCTCCTCGCCGGACAACGTCAAGACGGTTCGCGAGATCGCCGGGACCAAGGTGGGCCAGGTCGCAATCGGCAGTTGCACCAATTCGAGTTACACCGATCTGATGATGGTCACCGGGGTCCTCAAGGGCCGCCGGACCGATCCGATGGTCGAACTCGGCATTTCGCCGGGCAGCCGGGAAGTGCTCGAGATGCTGGCCCGCAATGCGGCACTCGCCGATCTGATCGCCGCCGGAGCGAGGATTCTCGAATCGGGCTGTGGGCCGTGCATCGGCCAGGGCTTCTCGCCGGCCGACGACGTGGTGAGCCTGCGGACGTTCAACCGCAATTTCGCCGGGCGGACCGGGAGCAAAAACGACCGGGCCTACCTGGTCAGTCCCGAGACGGCGGTGGCGGCCGCCCTGACGGGCGAGATCACCGATCCGCGAGACCTCTCCGAGCGGATGGGGATTGCGTTTCCCAGGATCGAGATGCCGTCGCAGTTCCACATCGACGACAGCATGATCGAGCCGCCTTTGGACGAGGCAAAGGCCAAGCAGGCCGAGGTCGTGCGGGGCCGCACGATCGTGGTGCCCGAGACGCCGCCGGCGCTTCAGAAGAGGCTCGACGGGCAGGTCCTGCTCAAGTGCGGCGACAAGATCACGACGGACCACATCATGCCGGCCGGGACGTTCCTGAAGCTGCGTTCGAACGTGCCGGAATACGCCAAGGTGGTCTTCAACTGCTTCAACGAGCCGGGCTCGCCGACGTTTGCCGAGCGGGCCCTGGCGCTGAAGGCCAGGGGCGTCGGCGGGATCATCGTCGCCGGCGAGAGCTATGGCCAGGGCTCGTCGCGCGAGCACGCGGCCCTGTGCCCGATGTACCTGGGCGTCCGCGTGGTGATCGCCAAGACGATCGAGCGAATCCATCGGGCGAACCTGATCAACTTCTGCATCGTGCCGATCCGCTTCGCCGATCCAGCCGATTACGACAGGCTTGAAGCGGGCGACGAACTGACGATCGACGATCTGATCGGCGCTGTCAGGAATGCCGAGACCGTCACGATCGTGCGCAAACGCGACGGCCTCGAATTCGCCGGCCTGCTGGAGCTGTCGAGCCGCGACCGCGAGGTCCTGCTGGCCGCCGGCTTGCTGAGCTACACGCGAGAGAAGGCCCATGCGTGA
- a CDS encoding type II secretion system protein, with product MKRKGFTLVELLVVIAIIALLMGILMPALSRVRQLAFRLTCGTNLAGIGKAMLIYANDYDDELPRAGGRLSQWNGPVVWNATNRYDAYGVNRTDGSGGKASITSCFYLLVKYAEVTPKSFVCKGDNGTTDWQLAQEMNVAPGFEMIDAWDFGASPWDNCSYSYHLPFGTYALTSSSEPGLAIAADRNPWMKSPAGEPGAFAQFTPDARPFNGTTETALKGNAISHQGEGQNVLFLDAHVEFTRRAFCSLEDDNIYTKSRNAATGDALGTAPVYSTNYAPMNRKDSLLVHDPETWGGRPLP from the coding sequence ATGAAGCGGAAAGGTTTCACACTGGTCGAGCTGTTGGTCGTGATTGCGATCATCGCTCTATTGATGGGCATCCTGATGCCCGCACTGTCAAGGGTCCGGCAGTTGGCCTTCCGGCTGACCTGCGGGACGAACCTGGCGGGGATCGGCAAGGCCATGCTGATCTACGCCAACGACTACGACGACGAGCTGCCCCGCGCCGGCGGCCGGCTGTCGCAGTGGAACGGCCCCGTCGTCTGGAACGCCACCAACCGCTACGATGCGTACGGCGTCAATCGCACCGACGGCAGCGGCGGAAAGGCCAGCATCACATCGTGCTTCTATCTGCTGGTCAAGTACGCCGAGGTGACCCCGAAGTCGTTCGTCTGCAAGGGCGACAACGGGACCACCGACTGGCAACTGGCGCAGGAGATGAACGTCGCGCCCGGCTTCGAGATGATCGACGCCTGGGACTTCGGCGCCTCGCCCTGGGACAATTGCAGCTACTCGTATCACCTGCCGTTCGGGACGTACGCCCTGACGTCGTCGAGCGAGCCGGGCCTGGCGATTGCGGCCGACCGCAACCCGTGGATGAAGAGCCCGGCCGGCGAGCCCGGCGCCTTCGCCCAGTTCACCCCCGATGCCCGTCCGTTCAACGGAACGACGGAAACCGCGCTCAAGGGCAACGCCATCTCGCACCAGGGCGAAGGCCAGAACGTGCTGTTCCTCGACGCCCACGTCGAGTTCACCCGACGGGCGTTCTGCTCGCTCGAAGACGACAACATCTACACCAAGTCGCGGAACGCCGCGACGGGCGATGCCCTGGGCACGGCGCCGGTCTATTCGACCAACTACGCGCCGATGAACCGCAAGGACAGCCTGCTCGTTCACGACCCGGAGACGTGGGGCGGCCGGCCGTTGCCGTAA
- a CDS encoding LOG family protein translates to MRERTVSVFGTARARAGEPIFTLAEHLGRELALAGFAVANGGYGGTMRATAKGACNAGGKVIGVTCSAFRNSVANEFVSEEVTTASLDERLDRLIRLGQAYVVLPGGTGTLLELAKVWELKNKKFFDRAKPIVLLGDFWRPLVDLVCHDDPRSAEHVVFAEEPADAVGRIKEVLGR, encoded by the coding sequence ATGCGTGAGAGAACAGTCAGCGTTTTCGGCACGGCGCGGGCCCGCGCGGGTGAGCCGATCTTCACTCTCGCCGAGCATCTGGGCCGGGAATTGGCGCTGGCAGGGTTTGCCGTGGCCAACGGTGGCTACGGCGGGACGATGCGGGCGACGGCCAAGGGGGCCTGCAACGCCGGCGGGAAAGTGATCGGCGTGACTTGTTCGGCGTTCAGGAACAGCGTCGCCAACGAGTTCGTCAGTGAAGAAGTGACGACCGCCTCGCTGGACGAGCGGCTCGATAGGCTGATCCGCCTGGGTCAGGCGTACGTCGTCCTGCCGGGCGGGACCGGGACGCTGCTGGAGCTGGCCAAGGTCTGGGAACTGAAGAACAAGAAGTTCTTCGACCGGGCCAAGCCGATCGTGCTGTTGGGCGATTTCTGGAGGCCCCTGGTCGATCTGGTCTGCCACGACGACCCTCGCAGCGCCGAGCACGTAGTCTTTGCTGAGGAACCGGCCGACGCCGTCGGCCGGATCAAGGAGGTTCTTGGCAGATAG
- a CDS encoding DUF4013 domain-containing protein, giving the protein MIEFRCSNCSQRLVVREDRAGRVSRCPRCKAEVTIPQASTPEPIVETEDDELTLITPAKPLDGAMLNLPDERELLERVAERQREEERLLTSLGVRRSDSHTGERRFIWPIDVLLYPTSGPGLTVLVLLSVAPLLLEFIRRFVPLVGYMGMVFLVFSFILGLYAAWYLAECIHDSARGGTRAPEFVGAGQSEMWSRVSYLLAVCIVYLVPFVLYTMFAPGRDAIFWGLAAYTLVFFPIGLLAMVVNDSLSALNPLFLLGSIFRTLFQYTGLLILLAAVGALLWLGSQAGMEEEQMRPFWLEAVGLATSVYVTFVLAHVLGRFYWHNADKLDWGL; this is encoded by the coding sequence ATGATTGAGTTTCGTTGTTCGAATTGTTCGCAGAGACTTGTGGTCCGGGAGGATCGCGCGGGGCGGGTCAGTCGGTGTCCGAGGTGCAAGGCTGAGGTCACGATCCCACAGGCGTCCACGCCGGAACCGATTGTGGAGACCGAAGACGATGAGTTGACGCTCATCACGCCCGCCAAGCCGCTGGACGGGGCGATGCTGAACCTGCCCGATGAGCGGGAGCTGCTCGAACGGGTCGCCGAGCGGCAGCGCGAAGAAGAGCGGCTGCTGACGTCCCTTGGTGTTCGGCGGAGCGATTCGCATACGGGCGAGCGCCGTTTCATCTGGCCGATCGATGTTCTGCTGTACCCGACCAGCGGTCCCGGCCTGACCGTGCTCGTCCTTCTCAGCGTCGCTCCACTTCTGCTCGAGTTCATCCGCCGTTTCGTCCCCCTGGTGGGTTACATGGGCATGGTATTCCTCGTGTTCTCTTTCATCCTGGGTCTCTACGCCGCCTGGTATCTCGCGGAATGCATCCACGACAGCGCCCGGGGCGGCACGCGCGCCCCGGAGTTTGTCGGAGCAGGACAAAGCGAGATGTGGTCGCGCGTCTCCTACCTGCTGGCGGTCTGCATCGTTTACTTGGTCCCGTTCGTTCTCTACACGATGTTCGCTCCCGGGCGCGACGCCATTTTCTGGGGTCTTGCAGCCTACACCCTCGTGTTCTTCCCCATCGGCCTGCTGGCGATGGTGGTCAACGATTCGCTCAGTGCGCTGAACCCTCTGTTTCTGCTCGGCTCGATCTTCCGCACGCTCTTTCAATACACGGGCCTGCTGATTCTCCTGGCGGCGGTTGGGGCCCTGTTGTGGCTCGGCTCGCAGGCCGGAATGGAAGAAGAGCAGATGCGGCCCTTCTGGCTGGAGGCCGTCGGTCTGGCGACGTCAGTCTACGTGACCTTCGTACTGGCGCATGTATTGGGTCGCTTCTACTGGCATAACGCCGACAAGCTCGACTGGGGATTGTGA
- a CDS encoding type II secretion system protein produces MKRHGFALIELLVVVAVIALLMALLVPALRSAREQARRAVCLSNLRQLTLAWQTYAQEYDGCLVYGGAFGVKGANEQWRWVRGWLGRAFLETDRSAIVEHPDKGSLWPYISDVDFYRCPNGAPGHLATYGIGSGAHGTPMEGTYIPQTNDRGTLSPMGKRVGGTVLYLTRLEQITRPGPAHRAVFFDLGQSLIGDFYIDYLRPLWHTADLPPIRHAGGTTLSFADGHAEYWKWKGRETLAIPRQLFPRGDVFMEILAEEARGDNSGYEPQTEDGLYDLQRVQRATWGRLGYSDVSDR; encoded by the coding sequence ATGAAGCGACACGGTTTTGCGCTCATCGAGCTGCTGGTGGTCGTCGCGGTCATCGCCCTGCTGATGGCACTGCTGGTTCCCGCGTTACGCTCTGCCCGCGAGCAGGCCCGCCGCGCCGTCTGCCTGAGCAACCTCAGACAGCTCACACTCGCCTGGCAGACCTATGCCCAGGAATACGATGGCTGCCTCGTCTACGGCGGCGCTTTCGGCGTGAAAGGGGCGAATGAACAGTGGCGCTGGGTGCGCGGCTGGCTAGGTCGGGCCTTCCTTGAGACGGACCGTTCGGCCATTGTAGAACATCCGGACAAAGGGAGCCTGTGGCCCTATATCAGCGACGTGGACTTCTACCGCTGTCCCAACGGCGCGCCAGGCCATCTGGCCACCTATGGCATCGGCTCCGGCGCCCACGGCACACCTATGGAAGGAACCTATATACCGCAAACAAACGATCGCGGGACGCTGAGCCCTATGGGCAAACGTGTGGGTGGGACGGTCCTGTACCTGACGCGGTTGGAGCAGATCACTCGTCCCGGTCCCGCTCACCGGGCGGTCTTTTTCGATCTGGGACAGTCCCTCATAGGCGACTTCTATATCGATTACCTTCGTCCCCTTTGGCACACGGCCGATCTGCCTCCCATCCGCCATGCCGGCGGTACGACCTTGTCGTTTGCAGACGGTCACGCCGAGTATTGGAAATGGAAGGGCCGTGAAACCCTTGCCATCCCGCGCCAATTGTTCCCTCGTGGCGACGTGTTCATGGAGATATTGGCAGAAGAGGCGCGGGGCGACAACTCTGGCTATGAACCCCAGACCGAAGACGGCCTCTACGACTTGCAGCGCGTGCAAAGGGCCACCTGGGGCCGGCTCGGGTACTCAGATGTCTCCGATCGCTGA
- the hisD gene encoding histidinol dehydrogenase: protein MSEGLEELLILGSDPQAKGKIAKLRLDMLAAARSASEDDAQNRTVVEVLRGIRQRGDEAVAAYTEKFDRVSLRPDEFRVSGDELARAHASMDTGLLATLREAIENVRAYQAKIFLGHNSSFSDGTGIRYTPIRRAGVCVPGASAPLPSTVIMTVVPAQVAGVREIAVVSPPRFEGSVHPVILAVCHELGIDEVYRIGGVQAVGALAYGTQSVRKVDIIVGPGNSWVQAAKKHVAGDYVAIDSIAGPSEVFIIAGDEADPAWVAADMLSQAEHAADSSAIVATDSEPLARAILQQLASQLAELPRAGDARASLQRFSRVIVVADMDAAVELANEFASEHLEIQCGSRSRQIADRINNAGAIFIGPHTPVAVGDYWAGPSHTLPTGTRARFSSALTSNDFLKSISLIEYSAEQLAACADDIIRLAQVEGLDAHARSVSIRRNR from the coding sequence ATGAGCGAAGGGTTGGAAGAACTGCTGATCCTGGGGTCGGACCCGCAGGCGAAAGGGAAGATCGCGAAGCTGCGGCTCGACATGCTCGCCGCCGCACGGTCGGCCAGCGAGGACGATGCGCAGAACCGAACGGTGGTCGAGGTGTTGCGCGGCATCCGCCAACGGGGCGATGAGGCGGTGGCCGCGTATACGGAGAAATTCGACCGGGTCAGCCTTCGTCCCGATGAATTCCGCGTCAGCGGCGACGAGCTGGCCCGGGCCCATGCTTCGATGGATACCGGGCTTCTTGCGACGTTGCGCGAGGCCATCGAGAACGTCCGCGCCTATCAGGCGAAGATCTTCCTCGGTCACAACTCGTCCTTCTCCGACGGGACGGGCATTCGTTATACGCCGATCCGCCGGGCCGGCGTTTGCGTTCCAGGCGCCTCGGCGCCGTTGCCATCGACGGTCATCATGACGGTGGTTCCCGCCCAAGTGGCGGGTGTTCGGGAGATCGCGGTGGTCTCGCCGCCCCGCTTCGAGGGGAGCGTTCACCCGGTCATTCTCGCGGTCTGTCACGAGCTGGGGATCGACGAGGTCTATCGCATCGGTGGCGTGCAGGCGGTCGGCGCGCTGGCCTATGGGACACAGAGCGTTCGCAAGGTGGACATCATCGTCGGACCGGGCAATTCGTGGGTGCAGGCGGCCAAGAAGCACGTGGCGGGCGACTACGTGGCGATCGATTCGATCGCCGGACCGAGCGAGGTGTTCATCATCGCCGGCGACGAGGCCGACCCCGCGTGGGTCGCGGCCGACATGCTCAGCCAGGCCGAGCACGCCGCCGACAGCAGCGCTATCGTCGCGACCGATTCCGAACCGCTGGCCCGCGCCATTCTCCAGCAGCTTGCCTCGCAGCTTGCGGAACTGCCTCGCGCGGGCGACGCGCGGGCGTCGCTGCAGCGTTTCAGCCGGGTCATCGTGGTGGCCGATATGGATGCCGCCGTGGAGCTGGCCAATGAATTCGCCTCCGAGCACCTGGAGATCCAGTGCGGCTCGCGCAGCAGACAAATCGCCGACCGAATCAACAACGCCGGAGCGATTTTTATCGGCCCTCACACGCCCGTTGCGGTCGGCGACTACTGGGCCGGGCCGAGCCACACCCTGCCGACCGGGACGCGGGCCAGGTTCTCCAGCGCCCTGACCAGCAACGATTTTCTCAAGTCGATCAGCCTGATCGAATACAGCGCCGAGCAACTGGCTGCCTGCGCCGACGACATCATCCGCCTGGCCCAGGTCGAAGGCCTCGACGCGCACGCCCGCAGCGTCAGCATCCGGCGCAACCGTTGA